TCGCAGGCGTCTGGGACGAGGCGGGCAACCTGGTCCAGCGCGTGAACGCCGAGGAAGCGATGGTGCGCGCATGACCCGCTTCATCCGCTTCGAGCTGGACGGCGCCCCAGCCTGGGGCGAGACCGACGGAGAGACCGTGACGGTCCTCGACGGGAGCATCGGCGCCTTCACGGCCACTGCGCGGAAGGTCCAATTCGAGGGCCTTCGCCTGCTGGCTCCCGCCACCCCGGGCAAGATCCTCGCCGTGGGCCTCAACTACCGCTCGCACCTGCAGGGCCGCCCCGCCCCCGCGCGCCCCGAGCTGTTCTATAAGCCGCCCTCGGCCCTCGTCGGCCCGGAGGAGGCCATCCTGCTGCCGCCGGACGCCGCCGATCCCCACTTCGAGGGCGAGCTGGTGGTCGTGATGGGCAAGCGCGCGCGGCACGTCAGCCCCGAAGAGGCGCGGTCGTGCGTCTTCGGCTACACGGCGGGCAACGACGTCAGCGATCGTCAGTGGCAGGCCAACGATCGCCAGTGGTGGCGGGCCAAGGGCTGCGACACCTTCGCCCCTTTGGGGCCGTGGATCGTCTCCGCCCTTTCGCCGGACGCGGTGATCCGCACGCGCGCAGGCGGCGAAGTGTACCAGGAGGCGCCCCTCTCGGATCTCATCTTCGACGTGGCGCAGGTGGTCAGCTTCGCCAGCCGCTACCTGACGCTCGAAGCGGGGGACCTCATCTTCACCGGCACCCCCGGCCACACCCGCGCCATGCAGCCCGGCGAGACCGTCGAGGTCGAGGTCACGGGCCTGGGCACCCTGCGCAACCCGGTGAGGCGGCTCGAAGCCTAGACCTTATGCGCCGCGCGCAGGAGGGCGCCGAACTCCTCGGCGGGTACCGGGCGGCTGAAGTAGTAGCCCTGGTACCCGTCGCAGCGGCGTTCTCTCAGGAAGTCGAGCTGCGCGCGCGTTTCCACCCCCTCGGCGATCACCTTCATGCCGAGGCTGTGCGCCATGGCGATGATGGCCGAGGTAATCGGGGCGCCGTCCTCACCCGAAGTGATGCCTCGAACGAAGCTCTGGTCCACCTTGAGGGTGTGCAGGGGAAAGCGCTGGAGGTAGCTCAGGGACGAGTAGCCGGTCCCGAAGTCGTCCACCGAGAAGAGGATGCCGATCCGGCTCAGCTCCTGCATCACCTCGGCGCTGGCCTCGACGTTGTCCATCAGGATGCTCTCCGTCAGCTCCAGATCGAGGCACGTCGGAGGGATGGAGGTCTCGGCGAGGACCCGCTTGACCAGCTCTGCCAGGTTCTGGCGCTTGAAGTGGCGTCCCGACAGGTTGACCGACATCCGCACGTCCCCCAGACCCTCCTGGGCCCAGCAGCGCTGCTGGAGGCAGGCGGCGCGCATCACCCACTCGGTAATGGGAACGATCAGGCCACACTCCTCGGCGAGTGGGATGAACTTGGCCGGCGAGATCATCCCGAGCTGGGGGTGATGCCAGCGGATGAGCGCCTCGGCCCCGAAGATGCGCCCGCTCTCGAGACAGACCTGGGGCTGGTAGTGGACGGTCAGCTCATGGCGCTCCAGGGCATGGCGCAGCTTGTGGCCGAGTACCAAGCGATCCGTGGTATCCTCGCTCAGCCCGAGGTGATACAGACAGTAGGCGTTCCGCTCCTGCTTGGCCCGATCGAGGGCGACCCCCGCGCAGCGCATGAGGGCATCGGGGTTCTGGGCATCGGCGGGAAAGCGCCCGACTCCGATGCTCGCCGTAAGGTAGACCTCGTGGCCGTCCACCATGAAGGGTAGCGAGAAGACCTCCTGAAGGCGCTGCGCCAAGGCCTCCGCGTCCTGGGCGTCGCCGAAGGCGAGGACGCCGAATTCGTCGCCGTCGAGGCGCGCGACCGTTCCCCCGAGCGGGAGCGCCGCTTGCAAGCGGACGGCCACCTGGCAGAGCAGGCGATCCGCCATCGGGTGTCCGAGGGTCTCGTTCAGGGGCTTGAATCGGTCCAGGTCGAGCACCAGCAGCATCACGGACTGGTCGAGCGACTCGGCGTGGATCAGGGCCTCGGCGAGGCGCTGGCGCAGACTGAAGCGATTGGGCAGACCCGTGACCCCGTCGTGGAAGCGCGCGAACTCCAGCTCGGCCTCTGCCCGCTTGCGCGGGGTGATGTCCATGAGACTGCCGAGCAGATAGGGGCAGTCCCCCTCCGGCGTGACGATGGGCGAGATGACCGCTTCGAAGGTGCGCCCCTCGGGAGCCGACACCTCGTAGACGATCGAGCGCTTGGCCTTGAGGGCCTCGGCAAACTTGCCGAGCAAGTAGGGACGCGCCGCCGGCGGCAGGACGTCCACGACCCGCCGCGAGAGGACCTCTTCGAGCGAGAGGCCCGCATGGCGCAGGTAGGCGTCGTTGACCGCCCGGTAATGGTAGTCGCCCCCCTCGACCGAGACCACGAACAGGGGATCGGGGTAGGCCAGGAAGATGAGCTCGAAGAAGGGGGCCAAGGCCTTGTCGATGCCTTCCATGCAGCAGCCTCCAAGCGTTCGCGAACGGGCGCAGAAGCTAGCTTACGCATCGGACGGAAGTCCCACTTGGGACGTTGGTCCCGAGTTTCGGTCAAGAATCGTCAAGCGGGGGGCATGCGCCCGTGCGCGGGGCGCTGGGCGGGTGCTAAGATGAGTCCCATGCGCAAGCCCCTGCTTTTGCTCACCGCTTGTTTCACCCTGGTCTTCCCCGCTCCCGGGCGCGCCCAGCAAGGCGATCGCCTCATCCGGATCGGCGTGGTGGAGGCCGCCCCCTCGGCGACGCTCGGCCTGAGCCTGCCAGCGACCCTCATGGAGGGCGATCGCAGGGTCGCGCGCTTCGCTGCCAACGCCCCGATCCTCGTCACCCAGGCGAGCGAAAGCCTGGAGGTCACCCTCTCGGACGGGACCAAGGCGAGCGCCAAGGGCCCTTTGCGCCTCAAGGCCGATGAGCCGACCCCCGAGGCCCGCGCCTCGGTGGCGGGCAAGACCTACCGGGGCGAGCTCGAAGTGCGCATGGGCCCGAGCGCCTTGACCGTCGTCAACGAAGTGACCCTCGAGGCCTACCTGTACGGCGTAGTCCCCGCCGAGGTGATCCCGAGCTGGCACCCCGAGGCCCTCAAGGCCCAGGCCGTCGCCGCCCGCACCTACGCCGTGGCCCACCTGGGCCAGTTCTCCTCTTTGGGTTACGACCTCAAGGCCACGGTGGCAAGCCAGGTCTACGGCGGCACCAAGCTGGAGCGCCCCTCGACCAACCAGGCGGTGGATGACACCCGCGGCCGGATCCTCACCTACCTCGGCAAGCCCATCGAGGCCGTCTACAGCGACTCGTCGGGGGGCTTCACCGAGTCGTGCCTGGAGGTCTGGGGCAAGGCCGTCCCGTACCTGCAGGCGGTCCCGGACTTCGACCAGCAGAGCCCCCGCTACGTCTGGGAGACCACGATCGCTCCCGACCGCTTCTCCCCGGCCCTCCAGAAGCTCGGGGTCTCCATCGGGGATCTGGTCGCCATCGAACCCTTGGAGCGCAGCTACTCGGGGCGCCTCAAGCGCGCCCGGCTCATCGGCACCACCGGCACGGCCGAGGTCGGCGGCGAGAAGCTGCGCTTCGCCTTCGGCCTGCGCAGCACCTTCTTCAACGTGGCCAAGCAAGCGGACGGCAGCCTCGCCTTCGCCGGACGCGGCTGGGGGCACGGCGTGGGCATGTCCCAGTGGGGCGCCAAAGCCATGGCCGATATGGGCTACTCCTACGACCAGATCCTCGCCCACTACTACGGGCAGACCACCCTCAGCGACGGCATGCTGGTTAAAGCCCCCCGCTAAACGAAACGGGGAAAGCATCCAATTGGACGCTTTCCCCGTCGATTTCAGTTGGGATCAGTGGCCCGCGGCGGCTTCCGGCGCGGCAGACGGCTGATAGCCTGCCGGATAGAGGTTGCGGTAGCCCTCGGCGAGCTGGGTGTTGACCTTGACGGCCTGAGCGCCCGCGTCCTTGTAGGCGTAGCCCGGCGTGATGGCCGGCAGCGAATCCGCCTGCTCCTGGCTGGTGACCACCACCCCGGCGGGCACGTAGTGGCCCTCGCGGATGTTGACCCCGATGGCGGCCGCGCGCGGCTCCAGCACGCAGCCCGCGCCGATGCGGGCCTTGAAGACCAAAGCCTGCATCCCGATGTAGGCGTCGTCGGCGACGACCGAGGGGCCGTGCACCTGACTCTGGGGGGCGAGCGTGACGCGCTCGCCGATGTAGACGGCGTATTCCTGGCCGTTCACCACGACCCGGTGCTCCATCTTGCTGACGCCCTTCTCCTCGGTCGACAGGGCGTGGATCACCACCCCGTCCTGGACGCTCGTCTCGTCACCCACCAAGATGTTCTTGCCCTCGTCCCCACGGACGGAGGCCTGGGGGGCGACGAGCACGCGCTCGCCGAGGGTGACGTAGCCGATCACGCTCGCCTGCGGGTGGACGTAGGCCGTCTCGGCGATGACCGGCCGCTCCATGGTCAGGCTGTAGTCCGAGACCACGTTCGGGCCGGTGGTGATGTCGGGAAAGCCCGCCGGGTTGTAGGAGCGACCATGATCCTGGTCGGCATCGCTCGGGCGCTGGACCACCACCTGGGTCGGCATGGCGAAGCGGACGGCGATCGCCGCCGAACCCGCCGAGAGGCCGCCGACCAGGATCATGGCCATGAGGAAGGTGCCGTCGAACTGCGCGGGTTTCCCACCGGGCAGCTTCAGGGCAGGCAGGGCAGGGGGCTGGATCTTGGGAAGGGAGAGCTTGAACCCCTTCTTGGCCTTACCGTTCGACGCATTCTTGCTTCCGCTCATATCCCTACCTTAATGATCCGATCTCTGTTAGGCCAATGTTCCCCAAGGGCGCGGCCTTTACACCCTTGGCTGGGCGCTTCTATAATGGCGCGTCCGCAACCCCCATACAGGAGGCTCCTCATGTCCCTGCGAACCCTCGCCGTCCCCATGTCTCTCGCCGCCATGCTCGTCGCTGCGGGCGCGGGAGCCGCCGACGCCAAGGCCCCCGCCAAGACCGAGGCCAAGCCGGAGGCCATCCAGGAAGTGGAGAAGGCCGCGGGCCACAAGGTCACGCTCGGCTCCAAGGTCCAGTTCACCACCACCAAGGGCAAGTTCACCGTCGTGCTCTTCCCCAAGGAGGCCCCCAAGACCGTCGCCAACTTCGAGAAGCTGGTCAAGAAGGGCTTCTACGACGGCCTGACCTTCCACCGGGTCATCCCCGGCTTCGTCGCCCAGGGCGGCGATCCCGAAGGCACGGGCGGGGGCGGCCCCGGCTACACCATCCCGGACGAGCTGGACAGCACCCTCAAGCACATCCGCGGCAGCCTCGCCATGGCCAAGACCTCGGCGCCCAATAGCGGCGGCAGCCAGTTCTACATCGGCTTCCAGCCCCTTCCCTCGCTGGATGGCCGCTACACCGTCTTCGGCCAGGTCATCAGCGGCATGGACGTGGTCGACAAGCTGCAGGCCACTGAGGGCCCCGGCGCCAACCCCGGCAAGCCCGACAAGATGCTCAAGGTCACCCTCGTCAAGTAAAGCCCAAGACGAAACAGCGCCCCGGCAAGCCGGGGCGCTGTTCGCGTGAAGGATGTAACGCGGCTTAGCGCTTGGCGAAGCGCGCCCGCAGGGCGCCGAAGAAGCGCTCGACCTTGCCCGTCTGGCGCTGAGCGGGGATCCCCTCGTCGGCCAGCAGCCCCGTGATGCCCGAGACGTCCTCCGGCGACAGGGGCCGGGTGTAGGCGAAGGTCATGGGGCGCTTGCTACGGGCGTGGGCGGGAAGGCGCTCGATCACGGAATGAATCCTCCTGCGGGGCAACGAGATTAAGTGTCTCGGGCGAAGTCTTAAACTTGATTTAATTATAGCCTCCCCCGACCCAAACTTGCGCGCCCGACGAAAGTTTTTTTCAGGCCTCGCTCAGTTGCATGCTCGGAGGCAGCTCCAGGGGCTGAGTGAGGGCCGCGCGCTCCAGGGGCAGGGTGAAGCCCGCGGCGGCGAGCGGCATGCGGGCGGTGAAGACCGTGCCCTTGCCGGGCGCGCTCTCGACCGACAGCTCGCCGTGATGCGCGAGCATCAGACCCTGGGCGATGGCGAGCCCCAGCCCCAGGCCGGACTGGCGCGAGGTAGCCCCGCCCTGGGCCTGGAAGAAGGGTTCGAAGAGCTGGGCCTGCGCCTCGGCGGAGATCCCGGGACCGTTGTCGATCACGCGGGTGGCGATCTCGACGCCCTCGCGGGCCACCTCGACCCGGACCGAGGCCCCGTGAGGGGTGTA
The DNA window shown above is from bacterium and carries:
- a CDS encoding fumarylacetoacetate hydrolase family protein, producing MTRFIRFELDGAPAWGETDGETVTVLDGSIGAFTATARKVQFEGLRLLAPATPGKILAVGLNYRSHLQGRPAPARPELFYKPPSALVGPEEAILLPPDAADPHFEGELVVVMGKRARHVSPEEARSCVFGYTAGNDVSDRQWQANDRQWWRAKGCDTFAPLGPWIVSALSPDAVIRTRAGGEVYQEAPLSDLIFDVAQVVSFASRYLTLEAGDLIFTGTPGHTRAMQPGETVEVEVTGLGTLRNPVRRLEA
- a CDS encoding EAL domain-containing protein; amino-acid sequence: MEGIDKALAPFFELIFLAYPDPLFVVSVEGGDYHYRAVNDAYLRHAGLSLEEVLSRRVVDVLPPAARPYLLGKFAEALKAKRSIVYEVSAPEGRTFEAVISPIVTPEGDCPYLLGSLMDITPRKRAEAELEFARFHDGVTGLPNRFSLRQRLAEALIHAESLDQSVMLLVLDLDRFKPLNETLGHPMADRLLCQVAVRLQAALPLGGTVARLDGDEFGVLAFGDAQDAEALAQRLQEVFSLPFMVDGHEVYLTASIGVGRFPADAQNPDALMRCAGVALDRAKQERNAYCLYHLGLSEDTTDRLVLGHKLRHALERHELTVHYQPQVCLESGRIFGAEALIRWHHPQLGMISPAKFIPLAEECGLIVPITEWVMRAACLQQRCWAQEGLGDVRMSVNLSGRHFKRQNLAELVKRVLAETSIPPTCLDLELTESILMDNVEASAEVMQELSRIGILFSVDDFGTGYSSLSYLQRFPLHTLKVDQSFVRGITSGEDGAPITSAIIAMAHSLGMKVIAEGVETRAQLDFLRERRCDGYQGYYFSRPVPAEEFGALLRAAHKV
- a CDS encoding SpoIID/LytB domain-containing protein yields the protein MRKPLLLLTACFTLVFPAPGRAQQGDRLIRIGVVEAAPSATLGLSLPATLMEGDRRVARFAANAPILVTQASESLEVTLSDGTKASAKGPLRLKADEPTPEARASVAGKTYRGELEVRMGPSALTVVNEVTLEAYLYGVVPAEVIPSWHPEALKAQAVAARTYAVAHLGQFSSLGYDLKATVASQVYGGTKLERPSTNQAVDDTRGRILTYLGKPIEAVYSDSSGGFTESCLEVWGKAVPYLQAVPDFDQQSPRYVWETTIAPDRFSPALQKLGVSIGDLVAIEPLERSYSGRLKRARLIGTTGTAEVGGEKLRFAFGLRSTFFNVAKQADGSLAFAGRGWGHGVGMSQWGAKAMADMGYSYDQILAHYYGQTTLSDGMLVKAPR
- a CDS encoding carbonic anhydrase, with translation MPTQVVVQRPSDADQDHGRSYNPAGFPDITTGPNVVSDYSLTMERPVIAETAYVHPQASVIGYVTLGERVLVAPQASVRGDEGKNILVGDETSVQDGVVIHALSTEEKGVSKMEHRVVVNGQEYAVYIGERVTLAPQSQVHGPSVVADDAYIGMQALVFKARIGAGCVLEPRAAAIGVNIREGHYVPAGVVVTSQEQADSLPAITPGYAYKDAGAQAVKVNTQLAEGYRNLYPAGYQPSAAPEAAAGH
- a CDS encoding peptidylprolyl isomerase, producing the protein MLVAAGAGAADAKAPAKTEAKPEAIQEVEKAAGHKVTLGSKVQFTTTKGKFTVVLFPKEAPKTVANFEKLVKKGFYDGLTFHRVIPGFVAQGGDPEGTGGGGPGYTIPDELDSTLKHIRGSLAMAKTSAPNSGGSQFYIGFQPLPSLDGRYTVFGQVISGMDVVDKLQATEGPGANPGKPDKMLKVTLVK